Genomic DNA from Corylus avellana chromosome ca4, CavTom2PMs-1.0:
TTTGCGTGGAGCTCCACCAATGGTACCCCTCTCATCACTAACCACAGCAGTCGCTACAGAAAAAGAGCCCTTAGTAACTTTGGTCCAACCTACCGCCAAAGGCACCCGCAAGGAAGGAAGAGCAAGCTCACACCAAGCCGCAAGGTGACAGTTGAAGCTACAGGAGATTTGATAAATGGCTTTGCTCGGTAAGGGCTGTAAACCATCATGAATTAAGAGATTCTTGCACCTCCAAATAAGATCCAAAATAAGAGCCGCAAACAACTGAAATTTCCTTACTTTAGACTTTGGGTTAGTATATGATATAATCCAATTTAAGATTTATTATGGACTCCCTTGAAATTTATATCACTTCTTTACTTTCATAGACTTAAATCATTTCCTCATTTTCATTTCCATCCTTTGTTTAGGTTACCATTAAGATCTATGAAGCCTATTAATAATTGAGTAGTAATTTACTGGAGAtcggcgtgcatgaacagtgtACACACcggtattataatattataaaatattattaaaataatatttaaacaataataataataatataacgCACGCCGGTGTCAAGTAAATCACGACTCTTAATAATTAATGGTTGCAAAAGAATTAAagatcaatttttattttttatttttttatgagaatgAGAGTGTCCTGGGTTCAGCTATGATCTAATTGCTGGCCGAAGCTGGCCCATGTGGTGCTGCAGAAGAATCAGACAAAGGAGTCttgctttctttttgtgtttaaattttgtctggtcttctttcttctttgcgTCACCTACACAGTGCTGGACCTACTGGTCAACATTTTGCTTCCCTTTTTTTCGCTGAaaatttgttctctctctctctcaatttcaatttgttttgtttctctgcAGCTCTGTGCTACCCCATGAATCTTCAGCTTGTTCCTGCTGTGTgtgtacgtttttttttttgtttctttctttttgtagcAGATTAGCAGGAGCTCTGCTCTAGGCTGTAGCTGGCAGACATGTTTGGTCCTCACTTTGGTTTGTTTTCCTTGTGTTTAATGGAACAACTCTCTTGTTGATGAGACACGAATGAATCAGTACAAATGAGAACAAAAATGTGTCCCTTCTCCACCATAATTCAACACCTGCCTCCAATGCAAGACATATTACTTGTACgtttttttctgtatttttcacttcttaaaaaaatagtttattgcATTAATACATCATTTTACACTCGATATTAGTTATGGAACAATTTCACAATTAGGCTTCCAAAACAAGTTCCgacaaataatataataaaccatgcacatttaagctattattactctctttattttaataacatgtttgtgattgtgtttgaaaaatacagtatttttaagttaataagtgtttttttttttgacaaaaaataaaaaatgcgttttggtcattttttagatttttaaaagcgctttcaatttttttttaccaaacaaatatttttttcttcaaatgaactttttgagtgttaaacgcttttagacccctcaaataCACACCTGAACataccctaaaaaataaaactgtgaTCGACCGCAAGAGGTGGCCCGGCAATCCCTTtactttcttttgctttttattttaattttctttaaaaattgacaTGGTTCAATCTGAGTCGTCCATTCACGAAGGAACAGTGTGAACGACCGCAATGGGCTACACTAACGAATTTGAGGCCCAAACGATGGGCTTCAAAATATACATTTGGGGCGATCTTCAACATGACTTTTGTTGTCGCCCCAACAAGTCGAATCCGTGATAGAAAGACAAAAGGTTAAAAGACGCGCCAAGAAATCGCGTGAGTGAGTTGAATTCAATAAGACGCTCCACACCACACTCTGCTTCGTCTTCGACTTGAAACGGATAGACAGAGCAGAGCAGAGCAACCGCAACTGCAGTTgagttgggttgggttggggggCTCGCCGATGCTAACCTCACTCCGCGGGTGACAAGAAGATGCTCGCCCTCACAGCCAGCCCCGCACAACCACCAATGCCCTCGAAGAGCAGCGCGCCAAGGCGTTTCGGAATCTTGTGCGCTGGCGCTGGGTTCCCTCCCTTCCTCCCCAAAGAAGTCGAAAATATCAAAGACCCATCCGCTCGTAAGCTCGCCTCCAGGATTGAGAGACTGCCTGTAACTGTAACTCTCAGTCCCCTACCCTGTAAGACTGTGCTAGATATCGTATTGAATACAATGTGCTTGCCAAAATTCGCAGGTCAGCTTCTCGGAGGGTTGTATAATGAGTAGTTGCGTGAGGCCGTTGACAAAGAGCAAGACAAGTCCGGTGGTTCTTCTGCATGGTTTCGACAGGTGTTTTTTAAGGATTACTGTTTGTTGAGAGATATTGTTGGTTCTGTTTGTGTTTTGGAGTTCGCTACATCTTATTATTCAGCTCCTGTTTAGAATGGAGGTATACGTACCCGTTGCTCGAAGAGGCTGGTATAGAGGCTTGGGCTGTAGACATTCTTGGTTGGGGTTTCTCTGATCTGGGTTCGTTTATCTGCTTCTCTTTTTTATCTTGTTGctcttttcttgtttcttcatttctttttcttcttttgcatgTGTGCCAGAAAGGCTTCCACCGTGTGATGTGGCATCCAAGCGCGAACATTTTTATCAGGTTTCATGGGTTCTTTTATCCTTGGCTTGTGTATGAAGAAATTTTACCGCTaagatttattttatgatggaagtttcaaaaaattacagaaacagggaaataacattaaatgacaaattttgacaGCTTTTATTTCCATTTCCGTATAAACATGTCGTGGGCTAAGTTTTTGTACCGCTGTTATAAAGCTCGGATTCAATTTACCCATGTTAGTGAACTATCTAACAAAAGCAACAATCAATCATTCAATTGTATATTTGAGTTTCGTGGGTATTTATATAGTCATTGGCAGAAAGAACCTATTGTCGATATGAATGATACTAAGGAGTTTTCATCCATTGTGTTGGATTTGTCTTGTCTCGACAACAGCTATGGAAGTCATACATCAAAAGGCCGATGATTTTGGTTGGACCAAGCCTTGGTGCTGCTGTTGCAATTGACTTTGCAGTCTACCATCCGGAAGCTGTGAGTAAATTAAATAGTTGAGGCGTTGAGCCTATGATTATGCACCATCAATTCATTTTGTGAGAAGATACAAGTTATACTTTAGTAAAAAGTTGTTACAATTGTTGCCTCTTAACATTTATGAAAAATCATTGTTTCTAGTTCAACTTTTTTCCAGGTTGAAAAGCTGGTTTTAATTGACGCAAGTGTGTATGCAGAAGGCACAGGAAATCTAGCAAATTTACCAAGAGTCGCAGCATATGCTGGGGTAAGTTGTCCCATAGAACCTAACATCCAGACTACCATCAATTGTAAATTATTTCTGTTATCAAACTTTATTGAAGGGCACCACCTCATACAAGTTGCATTGTCTTTGCTCATTGCCTAAGCcctaatttatgttttattgttttacttcaagTTTTCCTTTCTCGGTAATGTCTTCAATTGAATTGTATCATTCCTCTCTGCAGcatttggtcttttttgtaCATGACCTAAccttcttaatatatttttctctgttGCCACTATCCATCTCAACATCCTCTCAATGAGTGCTTAGTCAGCATCAATCCTTTTGGTTATAGTTCTTGATCATGATGCTGGTGTTTGGCTGTTAACATGGAcctgtatttgtttttttatatataaatttgtataCTTGATTCATAATTGTAATTGACATTAATAAAGAACTAATGCTTCAGGTTTTACCATGAGGCTTGAGaaaaaggatgaaaaattctcaaataattgaaatcagATGTAAGTTTTGAATTGTGCTGTTCTGGTTTATTGAGCTGAAGGAAAATTTACTTggtacaaaaaaattgaaactttcaGTTTCTGAGGTCTAAGTATAtgtttacaaaaaaattgaaaatttcactTGATAGTGAGTTGTTACCTCGATTCTAAGATATTTCTAGATTTCCAACCACATTTACAGCTGTTGCCCTTTGCTTTCTGGATCTACCAGCACTAATTAGAGAGAGGAAGAGCAGCCTTACAATTGCCTTAGCAACCTAACATTTTGCATCGTTATTCATGAATACCTCTTATAATCTGCAATaacatttacttatcaaaaaaaatctgcaataaCATTTTCAACTACATGTGAAAATATCTCAGAATTAACTATTGAATATCAATATTATTGATGAATTCATACAGAAGATATATTCTTGTTTTGGTCTACGCTTGGTGTGATTCCCTTTTATTCTGCACCAATTCAAAGAAACACGATAGGAACTATTGGTTGTGCTCCCTTTACTGTTTGTGATGATAAGGAGATTTTTAGCAAGATCTAACAGACTTTTCCCCTTCTTTTCTGGTGACCAAAAGTGGATGATATGACGATAACCCATTCTTATCTTCTCATTGATATTGCGTTTAATGGCATGACCCACACTTTTTTGGATCAGGTATATTTATTGAAGAGCATCCCACTGCGCTTATATGTAAATTTGTTGGCCTTCACTGACATCTCATTTAGTACCAGCTTAGATTGGGCTAATGTGAGTATTTCCTCTCAAAGAAAGTACTAGTTTTAATTGAAAGTGGAAAAAGAAATAGTTCAATATCATTTTTGTTACTATATCATATATGTTAGAGAGAAAGCGACAAGTGTCCCTATTTTAGAAGGTTGTGAGGTGTCTCTATTAGGTGTCCTAGTGTGAGGTGTCATAATTCTAGAACATTGTATTTACTCCTATAAATACACTAGTATGAATGAAAAGTGAGTGAATTTTGGAATCACTATATTTTCTTAACAATATATTCCAAAATGTATGGGATGCTGCAGTTGTGAACTTCAATTCTGATGATGTTCTTTTGTTGTTATATCTTTGTCTAGGTGGGCCGCTTGCATTGTCTATTGCCTTGGTGGGCAGATGCAGCTGTGAATTTTATGATTAGCGGGGGTTATAATGTTCGTGGTCAGATAGAACAGGTATATG
This window encodes:
- the LOC132177216 gene encoding alpha/beta hydrolase domain-containing protein VTE7 isoform X1; protein product: MLALTASPAQPPMPSKSSAPRRFGILCAGAGFPPFLPKEVENIKDPSARKLASRIERLPVTVSFSEGCIMSSCVRPLTKSKTSPVVLLHGFDSSCLEWRYTYPLLEEAGIEAWAVDILGWGFSDLERLPPCDVASKREHFYQLWKSYIKRPMILVGPSLGAAVAIDFAVYHPEAVEKLVLIDASVYAEGTGNLANLPRVAAYAGVYLLKSIPLRLYVNLLAFTDISFSTSLDWANVGRLHCLLPWWADAAVNFMISGGYNVRGQIEQVKQKTLIIWGEDDQIISNKLAVRLHCELPNAIIRQIPDCGHIPHVEKPNAVARLILEHAQEDCYKEIECVP
- the LOC132177216 gene encoding alpha/beta hydrolase domain-containing protein VTE7 isoform X2, whose product is MLALTASPAQPPMPSKSSAPRRFGILCAGAGFPPFLPKEVENIKDPSARKLASRIERLPVSFSEGCIMSSCVRPLTKSKTSPVVLLHGFDSSCLEWRYTYPLLEEAGIEAWAVDILGWGFSDLERLPPCDVASKREHFYQLWKSYIKRPMILVGPSLGAAVAIDFAVYHPEAVEKLVLIDASVYAEGTGNLANLPRVAAYAGVYLLKSIPLRLYVNLLAFTDISFSTSLDWANVGRLHCLLPWWADAAVNFMISGGYNVRGQIEQVKQKTLIIWGEDDQIISNKLAVRLHCELPNAIIRQIPDCGHIPHVEKPNAVARLILEHAQEDCYKEIECVP
- the LOC132177216 gene encoding alpha/beta hydrolase domain-containing protein VTE7 isoform X3; translation: MLALTASPAQPPMPSKSSAPRRFGILCAGAGFPPFLPKEVENIKDPSARKLASRIERLPVTVSFSEGCIMSSCVRPLTKSKTSPVVLLHGFDSSCLEWRYTYPLLEEAGIEAWAVDILERLPPCDVASKREHFYQLWKSYIKRPMILVGPSLGAAVAIDFAVYHPEAVEKLVLIDASVYAEGTGNLANLPRVAAYAGVYLLKSIPLRLYVNLLAFTDISFSTSLDWANVGRLHCLLPWWADAAVNFMISGGYNVRGQIEQVKQKTLIIWGEDDQIISNKLAVRLHCELPNAIIRQIPDCGHIPHVEKPNAVARLILEHAQEDCYKEIECVP